The genomic window TCATACTCATAACACTGTTCTCTCTGTCCATCCAAGACTGGCAGAGGAGTACAAGGAGCAGAGCTGGGCGGCCATGTCTGAACTCGagaaggagctgcagcagatagAGGCTCAGTACGGAGAGGAGTTCGGTGATGCATCAGAGAGTGAGGAAGAAGAGCTGGATATGGAGACACGGGAGAAGACCAGTGAAGAAGGAATAGGTCAGTGAGAGTCtgtgttatttatatttctgtgaTAAGTGGTTACGTCGCACCTACAGCGGCTACAGAAATAATATACAGAGACTGCAagaactgtgattggtcagcgtgtgttttttccccattaGACAAACCAatgatgttttcagtcatttccaCAGATTTAAATTCACAAGCGATGTTTTATTAGTAATAACTTGATAATAAATAAGGTCTTATGTGctttttctgggttttttttgtgtgtgtgtggtcacaaATGCAGAGCAGCCTGATGGAGAGGAACTGATCGACTATTTTGATGATCTTTACTGCCCAGCCTGCGACAAATCCTTCAAATCAGATAAAGCGTGAGTATCCTCCCTCCCACTCAGCCTCTATTTGCTGCTTTCTGGAACCACGTATTAATGCACCTCGCTAAGATTTTAGTAATGTTTGGTCAGCAGGCAGTCAACATAACTTCAAAAGCACTCAGTTAACTTTCATTGATTTCAGCACCACATTAGAAAGTCACACaaagcttttttgtgtgtgtgtttggccgGAGGGGACAGGAGGTGTGATGTGACTGAAAATCAGTGGCCGGATGTAGAAGATATGGAGTAATTATCAATATAGAGAGTACACAGagtcattttatttgtatttttttatcacTACTAGATGATTGTAGGTGTGGACTAGATGTACTTTGTTgaaaaataagtgttttttttctatttgctgTCTGTGGTGACGTTTTCTTGTTTCTAATAATCAGTCTGAACAACGGAGGAAAAACTAATAGTCAAGCTAGAATGACAAGTTCATTGGTTGCGGTTGTTTACACGTGTTGTGGGAATTTACTAATTGATTTGGCTGTGACTCATCGACTTGCTCGGAGCTGTTgatgtggtttttttttctcgtcTCATTCCGTACTCAGTTGTACTGCACACTTGAGACAAATGGTTAGAAATGATTCATTGCCATGGGTATAATTCCTTGATTGAGCTAATTTCCATGGATGAATAATTTTATATCTATACTCATActaattatacatatatatacatagtaccggtcaaaagtttggacacacctttccATTCACTTAAATGAGAAAGTTATactaattatatataattatatacatataaaacgATTCTATTAATACTCTTTGGCGATAATAATGTAAATCTGCAAATGACATTTATACACTGTTAACTTAAGTCTATGCTCTTAATGCATTTTTATGTCTCTACAGCATGAAAAACCATGAAAAATCCAAAAAGCACCGGGAGATGGTGGCGTTGCTTCGGCAACagctggaggaagaagaggattCACTCGGTTTGAACGTGGACgaaaaggagggaagagaggaggaaaatgagcaggaagaggaagaagaagaaaaagaagaagaggaggaggaggaagataagCCGAGGCAAAAGTATGTATTTCATGCTGGATGTAATTGTAAAAAAACGTATTTTCACCTGGTTGTTGGAGTGGTTAGTGTTAGTTAgtgtggttagggttagtgggAAATTCTAATTTaaggggttacaaattgggttagACTGGGAAGAGCTTTGGCCTTGAGGTCTCCCAGTAAGCAACACTAAATCTGAAGGAGACACTGTCTCCTCTCCTTAAgactcagagcagctgtctgtgatgtttgggGAAGCGGAAGCCTTTCTGATAAAGGGTAAGTCAGCGTTGCCGTCGTTACCAAGGTCAGAGGGGGTGACTGCCCGACTCCCTAGACACCACAGATAGATGACTGCATATATTCCATTGGCATAATCAGACAACAGCGGCTCCAAACTCTATGAAATGTGACTGAACTAACTCGGGTAAAAACATTTCCCTGTTTAGAAAGTAATGAACCAATAGAGTGACTTCTCATATTGTAGATGCATTGAGTTTGACCATTTCTGGGCGTATAGTATTTGTGGGGTTTAAAGTCAGAGCTGAAATCGTCAGAGCATTAGAGACAACATCAATGCACAGAAAACTGTGATTGATAAAGTTTCTGTTCACCGCTTGGCCAAGCgttcaataaatattctcagcagaagacatcaaaggctcctGGACGCTTTCTTCACTGACCATTGATCAGCGTTTCTCCATAACATTTAGAACTTGATGATGTGTCAAAATTTCATATAATTTCTTAGTTGTCTCGctgacatttttctttccaCCCATACAGGCTCTCCAAaaagcaaaagaggaaaaagaaacagcagaaagtaGTGCATGTGAGTAATATCTTTTCTTTCAAGCGGCTGTGCCTGGTTCAGTGAACCCTCCTTAAAAGCCCTCTCTATTCATGTTCTCCTCCACTAAAGCAGAGTgctccagaggaggaggaggaggaggagaaaccaACGCTGACCACATGCAATGAAGATGCCCCCGAGAAGTCAGCGGACCCCACAGAGCCCGAGCAGCAGGATGAACTCCCTCCCACGGAAGCCAAGAGGTCGGCCGGTTTAACTGTCACAGCTCTGTTttcagccgcagcaggcagctatttttagtgcaaaaaagctctaaaaaccctcCGAATACtgtctgctcagcaccaaacagactcAGTTAgcaaccagctggtgaacatagtggagcatttagcttaagagccagatatttccctcaggagttggtagggaccaaaaacagagctaaacgagagtgaatattggacttaaagtcaccaggtggacagaaacacaactccgaataaatgataatgttgctctttTAACTGCAGGATGTGTAACTTTAAACAatatgatatgtcagtgtttctgctgcccccaagtggccaaaaaaatgaGCTATCCCACTTTTAAACCTTATTAGATTTTATCCAATGAGGCAGGCAAAATTTATATATACACTTTTTCCTCAGACGGGACCAAGTAAATGCTAGTTAGCTACATTAGTACTGAATGTTTAAACCTGCAGGTACTAAATATTTGTTGACTTTGGGgcagcagaagaagcagaaaacacaatatcTGTCATGGCAAATGTTCCCATTTACAcctccagcagacacagagaaacataagtattcatttggagtcggGTTTCTGGCTGCCTGATGAATATTAAATCCAGTATTCAGTCTCCTTTTAGTTATTTTTGGTCTCCTAACTGCTTACTTTGTCTCTCTGCCATTTGCTGCCAGGgaggtagcatacagtgggttCATCcgagctgaaaacagctgcctgcagaAAACGAGCTTGATAAGAGCAGAGTTTGTGAGTCGTAAAATCAAAGAATGAGCTTAAAgatgctataaagctccgtagAGATGAGGGGatctgcagagttgggtgataaagTCACTTTGACACCTTTCACACAATTCATTTAtcatattttgattaaaaattttgataagtgcagctttaaatatgttaatggCATCACCCAATCTGTATTAGACTTTATATTAGGCCTGAAACTTTACATACATGGGTGTCCCCTGTtcatcagtgttttaaaaaatgttcccaCTCATTAGACTTTTGAAGACTGTTTGTATTCCTGTTCCTGCTGCTGTGGTTCCTGTTGGGTTCTGATCAGGTTCCTGTTGGGTTCTGATCAGGTTCCTGTTTTCAGACAAACAGGAATCCAATCTGACCGAGCATAAacaaagaattaaaaataatgttgGCCACACTACGtgaaaaaaaggtcaaatattCTCATTCAGTTTTTGGCACGACACTCATAACagaaaaatgatatttttggACATATAGAAACCTGATCTTAtccaagattttaaaattctttcttGAACACATGACAgtttatttctaaaataaattatgtaaagTAACACAAGTTAATTGtgttataaaatgtaatgtgttgtattttctgcTTTGCCTCTGCAGCTCCGGGAAGACAAAAGgaaagaagggaggaggaaaagacaaaccaaagaaTGTCAAGTCTCACACAGGAGAACAATGTCCTGAGGTTTGTACAGTAAAACCCAAAACTTAACTTAATCAGTTTTATTATAACAGCTCTCTTCTGACTACTTGCacatttgtcagtgttttgatTTTCCTTTCCCACCTCTTAGTTATCAAAAAGAAAGattcagaaaagtgtttttttttaaactgtactTAAAAATGGCACTCACTGTAAATGGCACTCACTCTAACAAAAAAATTATCCACATATCActaccccccctcccctctcccacCCTCCAGAAGGAAGTAAACCTCCGATGTGTGACGTGTAACTACGAGTTCCCCACCCGAAACAAGTTGTTCGACCACCTGAAGACCAGCGGCCACGCCTCCGCGCTCCACTCAAACGCCGCTCACAGCTCCGCGAGCAAgagcaaaaaagacaaaaagaagaacagATAACACATCTTCATCTGAACCTGAAAGAGTTTGACTCAGCAGGGAGGAAACGACGCTTTTGGGACGTCTGTCagtaggaaaataaataaacagacagacaacaagcCTTTGAAAGTGGACTTTAATGGACTGGATTGGCCGACTGCGTGAAGATAGtttcttaaaattacataatAATCGTGTTCAGTGAGACAActgcgtatgtgtgtgacactgagactcttttttttttatggctgctATAACAAAGTAATTCAGCACCATTTTCCCCATGACTTCTAAGATCCTCTGAATTGATGAACCAGTGGTGAAAAACATACAAGGCTGTGCACTGGATACACATTTATCCCCATTATCAGATCCTTTACTATTTTAGGAATGGTCTCCCTTGGTTACCGCAGCCAACAattaagctgtttttttcctATCATAACATTAGAGGTGATACTGCATGTCGGTATAATTTGCATTAATGCCTCTAGTAACCACGTCTGAGAATAAACTATGTTGGATGTGTCTGTATCAATCATATAACCACActtttttatctgttgttttattggtgagacagaaaaaaatgagataCTGAAGCAAATATGTCGAAGCACAAATGGTTGTCATTAAACTGCGATAATTATTACATTCACAGTCGGTAACACATTGCGTGTTCACAAAGATTCATTGCATAACAATCATAAAGGTGTCAGATTCAAGCACGGGAGCAAAATGAACTCCAGGTCACTCGTTAGAGAGATGTGTAGGTGTaatattttttcccctcagagtGATGATTATGAGTTTTCACTGTGAAACAATGTTCTAAAGCAGGAATGACTGCAGCTCAAGTGTCTTTATAATGATAAAAAGCAGATTGTAAAATGATTGACATTGCATGATTTAGCCGTTCATTTTCCATCCATGTAGTTGTGGATGGCTTTGTTAAAAACTGCCAGGAAGAAATCTACGTCCTTCCTCGTGATGCACATGGGGGGTTGGACACGAAACGTCTGAAGTGgtgagaaaagggaaaaaaacagaaaagaagctGATTAGCACAAGATTACCAGGAAAACATTCGTAACTTTACTGAAGAAGGAGGCCGGTTCTGGCACATGTTAGAGGAAGAGAAGGTGAAATAGTGAAGTTAGAATTGGCTCATATGGTACTTATTTACTGTGTCATGTATGGAAAACTGTGCCATAATTTGcaactgaaattatttttaacagaaaagATCTCAAAGGTGAGGTCGAGGTGATGACAAAGGTTTAAATCAGAAAAAACTAAATTGTAAAAAGGATTGCAGATTTATACTTTGTTACTTTGTGAATGAACAGTTTTTTATAGCAATTACACATGAAATAGTATGAAGTATTTTATCTTCTAAAGCCAGTAGAAGCAATGTGCTGTGTAGACATTGTATGACACCAAAATTGTCTGTTCATAGTGAAGACTGATGAGCAGAGATGGTGTCAATCAAAGGATACTGCAGCTGGACCAAAGAATCACGAAACGATGGCAGAAATCCTGTAGTATGGATCATTTTGTCAAGCCACTACTGAAAGGAACTTGCCTCTTAGTTGAGGCAAGGTTGTATTAAAAATCTGCTTTGATGTAGGAGCCGGCTGTGTTTTACCACTGAGTATTAAGGAAAGAAAAAACCTGAGATTTCAAGAGTAAAGTTGTACTAAAAAAGAGTATAATAGCCAAGCTGGTGGCTGTACTTTGAGCTTAacgctaacatcagcatgctcacaatgtacaaatttgattttctgctaaatttgacctgatgatggcactagaggGGAAAGTGAATGTCTGCCAcgaatttcatgacaatccttccaataattgttaaaatattgcattctgCTGCCTGACTAAAAAGTTATTTTACTCCCagaataaaatctaaaattttaTGAGAAAACAATCATAATATGAAGTCATAGTATTTGCTCCAAGAAGGTTACTATATttcaagaacaaaaacattgtatGTTTTGATGAGACTGAGCAGATCAGACtactatttattttacattgtatGTCTCTCATTTTTGGATAACTGAGCATATGACTGTATAAAGCTTAGAGGAGGGTTTATGCACTGCAGTTATGCATCCTTGAggtcttttctcttgtaaaacaAACTTTCTTAAGATAAATTTCTCATCAGAAGTTTTAAATGACTTACGGAAGCAGgtgttcagttttatttgtgacTTTTAACCTTTTGACTTTTATATTTAACCTTTTACTACGTTTTGTCGTTGTCGCGGCTTTAAGGTATTTATACAACCTCAGGTcttccacagtcctcatttaatatttaaactgaGACACTGCTCTCAACTcagtattaaaataaacataatgtaaaattacaactttattgaaatgctataattttttttcttgcaatttttttattctaaaaatatgatttttttcttgtaaattgcaagtttattctctttattttataacattatGACTTCCATTTATTTTCCCTTCAGAGTTAAGCTAAAACTGTGAATATAAACTGACAGGGGGACAGGCAAGCAGACAAGGTGAGTGCTCTTACCTGTCCGTACACTCCACCTTTCCCTATCAGGACTCCCATGTCCTTGATGTCCTCAAAGATCACGCTCATTGCCTCAGGTGACAGCGGGGTTCTGCTGGCCTGTGGATGATAGAGGAGAGATGAAAGTGTGGATGAGGCTGGATGTGTTATATAAATGATACTTAGTGGTTAGTTGCTTGGACACAGGCGCTTCATAAATGTtcacattgtttgtttgttacttCACTGACCGTTAAATGGCCTCAGAGGCTTTATAAGAGGTTGGCAAGGGCACGTACACCCACACGAGAACCGACACTGAGCTATCATCAACGTAAGCATCTGTGTGCAAGTTTGCAAGAAATAAAGATTTCTGCTATTAGTTAATTACATCTACAAGTTCCAGACCAATAATAGCtgagaggtaaaaaaaaaccccaacaataACAAGGTAGAAGAAAACGCTCAAGGGATAATGATTCCTCCTCGCCATCAATCAGTTACTTATTTGAAGTAATAAATGGTATTTTTCGCTAAAAAGTGGAGTGGTGAGATTAAACATTTCTCCAAATCCATGCAAGATGTCATGAATGGTGTCAGATAGTGTACAGTagtaaaaacagacaatttCTTTATCTGTGGGGGACACCTACAATATAGGGACtggacaaaataatagaaacatgTTAATAAATCTGAATCTAACTGGATGAAGCTAACAGGTGTTTATTAGTCACTGGTTATCTTTAAGACTGGAGTATTAAGTGTTAGACTGACTTTATTCATTAAGGCTCTTATTATCCAGAGTTTGGTATCGGTCTTCATGATTTCTGATCTTGTTATATTACAATTTTGCAGTGCTAACAACTGGTGTGCCATCACCTCTAGCAGAGAACACTACATTACAACTACAAAAAGCAGCTAAGAGAGTGTTTCCAGATCTAATGAAAGCAAATTATGGAATTAGAGAGCCCAGAAAACAGCTACCTAAATTGCTGGCAGTTATGAACAAATTATGCAATGTAGCAAAGGGGAAAGCTCACaaatgttgagaaaaaaaatgaaaaaaattgacTCAAAGACTGAAAGACATAGCAGGATATTTGCCTAACAGCACTGCAACGTTCAATAAAAAGACGCAAGTAAATTGAACATTACAAGCGTCACCAAACTGTTATGTACAGCCGTGTGTCTGGTTCTGTTTGTTCCCTTTTCAAATGCAATATCTACTAGATTTAAtggaattaataaaaacagtatcAGTTAATATGCAGTACGAGGTGAAGGACAAACATCCAGTCATGCTGCAAATACATGGCTATAATTTTCTAAAACGATTTCAGGGAAAATTTAGGAACAATTGCATTTACGAGGAGTACTAATCAGGACTTCAGACAGTAGCACATGCAGTGCAGCAGAGATTGTTCTGTTCACAATTACAGATGGTCACTGCTGCTCCAGCTAATGGTTAACTGGGGCAATGCTGAACCATGCCCCCGGGaggcacagcacacacacacacacacacacgttgtacAGGCATGTGAAGAGGGGGTGATTGTCACTTCTGTACCAAACTCAGTACCTTGTCTTTGACCATTTCCACACCGATCTGCAGGCCTTTTCCACGGACGTCACCGATGATCTCGTACTTGTCTCTGAGTTTTGCCATTTCTGTCATCAGATAGGTGCCCACATCCAGACAGTTCTGCTGTATGCCATCTTCTTTGATAACCTGTTAAGTAAAAagactttttatatttttatattatattatcaactgatttttattattaaaaaagaaataaaggtCTCATTGGAAATATCAGAATTACTCATTTTCTGTCCAATCTGCTGGAagggcgtgttggtgtctgcgtttgattgacagcagctgccAAACAGAGCCTCAGCAGGGGAATGagagacaaagtaaaaaaaaaaaaaaaagtgctgttgCTTACAAGCCATAGGCAGGCAGTGTGTCATACCACCAGAGAAATATTTGAGGGGGCACGTGCCCATATACTCCACCCACAGAGATTGGATGCCTTTAGAAACTATGAAATTCTAATTTCACAATATGTGTGAAAATAGAATTGTTAGAATTGTAGAATTGTAGAAAAGTTGCTTTTCTGTATATCTTTACACACATGCCCCCCTATACATCGGCACAAGAGAGTTAATCAAAATGAACTCTTGTGCTGATGTGAACGACCGAtttagaaagagaaaatgaattcTTACATCAAGCACTGATGAGCCAACAGCACAAGCCATAGGATTTCCTCCGAAGGTGTTGAAGTGGAACGCCTTAACAAAGGAAGCAGCAATttctggaaaacacacaaataaacaagctCACGCCTCCACTCACTGCTGCCACAAATTAAAACCCTGGCCTGGCAATATATTTCtcaaaatacatgttttcatgttggTTTCTGAACCTTTACATAAATGCCACCCAGCAGgatttttgaaaaacaatatttcattcatCTGTATTTGTTCATGGTTGAAAGACAAAAGAACATGAACTCGA from Thunnus maccoyii chromosome 19, fThuMac1.1, whole genome shotgun sequence includes these protein-coding regions:
- the dnajc21 gene encoding dnaJ homolog subfamily C member 21, with translation MKCHYEILGVKRDAGDDELKKAYRKLALKWHPDKNLDNAEEAAEQFKLIQAAYDVLSDPQERAWYDNHREALLKGGLSGDYEDDSIDLLQYFTVTCYSGYGDDEKGFYTVYRNLFESIVKEEMEHGRVDDEEEEEEFPPFGDSQSDYDTVVHVFYGFWQSFCTRKNFAWKEEYDTRQASNRWEKRAMEKENKKTRDKARKERNELVRQLVAFVRKRDRRVQAHRKLVEEQNAEKIKKMEELRRKQKLNQAKLAEEYKEQSWAAMSELEKELQQIEAQYGEEFGDASESEEEELDMETREKTSEEGIEQPDGEELIDYFDDLYCPACDKSFKSDKAMKNHEKSKKHREMVALLRQQLEEEEDSLGLNVDEKEGREEENEQEEEEEEKEEEEEEEDFSFHPYRLSKKQKRKKKQQKVVHQSAPEEEEEEEKPTLTTCNEDAPEKSADPTEPEQQDELPPTEAKSSGKTKGKKGGGKDKPKNVKSHTGEQCPEKEVNLRCVTCNYEFPTRNKLFDHLKTSGHASALHSNAAHSSASKSKKDKKKNR